From Streptomyces sp. Edi4, one genomic window encodes:
- a CDS encoding ABC transporter permease: MGRYVARRLLQMIPVFLGTTLLIFLMVYTLPGDPVAALFGDKAADPTTVAKIRHDLGLDQPVLKQYWDYMSGIVLHFDFGNQIASGRPVTDVLSGAFPVTLRLAGLAFVFEIVAGLGLGIFAGMRAGRLADNAILIFTLIIISVPVFVIGNIVTGVFGVENVSLDENTSELIAPAMVLGSLSLAYVVRLTRTSMAENLRADYMRTAVAKGLPRSRVIGVHLMRNSLIPVVTFLGTDLGALMGGAVVTESIFNIKGVGGLIYESIVRREGTTLVGLVTILVIVYLVMALLVDLLYAVLDPRIRYA, encoded by the coding sequence ATGGGGCGCTATGTCGCACGACGACTGCTCCAGATGATCCCGGTCTTCCTCGGGACAACTCTGCTGATCTTCCTCATGGTCTACACGCTGCCCGGCGACCCCGTCGCGGCGCTGTTCGGCGACAAGGCCGCCGACCCGACCACCGTCGCGAAGATCAGACACGACCTCGGTCTTGATCAACCCGTCCTGAAGCAGTACTGGGACTACATGTCCGGCATCGTGCTGCACTTCGACTTCGGCAACCAGATCGCCAGCGGGCGGCCGGTCACCGACGTCCTGAGCGGCGCCTTCCCCGTCACGCTGCGTCTGGCGGGTCTGGCGTTCGTCTTCGAGATCGTCGCCGGCCTCGGCCTGGGCATCTTCGCGGGCATGCGCGCCGGACGGCTGGCCGACAACGCCATCCTGATCTTCACGCTGATCATCATCTCGGTCCCGGTCTTCGTGATCGGCAACATCGTCACGGGTGTCTTCGGCGTCGAGAACGTCAGCCTCGACGAGAACACCAGTGAACTGATCGCGCCCGCGATGGTCCTCGGCTCGCTCTCGCTCGCCTATGTCGTCCGGCTCACCCGGACCTCGATGGCCGAGAACCTGCGCGCCGACTACATGCGCACGGCGGTCGCCAAGGGACTGCCGCGCAGCCGCGTCATCGGCGTCCACCTGATGCGCAACTCGCTCATCCCGGTCGTCACCTTCCTCGGCACCGACCTCGGCGCGCTGATGGGTGGCGCGGTCGTCACCGAGAGCATCTTCAACATCAAGGGCGTCGGCGGACTGATCTACGAGTCGATCGTCCGGCGCGAGGGCACCACCCTCGTCGGTCTGGTGACCATCCTCGTGATCGTCTACCTCGTCATGGCCCTGCTCGTCGACCTGCTGTACGCGGTCCTGGACCCGAGGATCCGGTATGCCTGA
- a CDS encoding ABC transporter permease yields the protein MPDLIKTAPEADEAGPAVPPAAPKSEKTRSLWGDAWVDLRRNPYFLVASVLILVLLIIAAFPTLFTSASPTTGDLVHHYLGKPELSKVGSPEWLGYDGQGRSVYARLIHGTRASIIVGISVTLLVTVIGGLIGLVAGYFGGWLDALLSGFVTNVFFGIPFLLGSMVVLQSFTSRSVWVVSLALAFLGWTQTARVMRGAVLTIKQSDYVHAAKALGASTSRILFRHILPNAMAPVIVVSTISLGVFISAEATLSYLGLGLSSPAISWGVDISAGIAQIRTAQHIMLYPSIMLSITVLAFIMLGEAVRNALDPKMR from the coding sequence ATGCCTGACCTGATCAAGACCGCTCCGGAGGCCGACGAGGCCGGACCCGCCGTCCCGCCCGCCGCCCCCAAGTCCGAGAAGACCCGCAGCCTGTGGGGCGACGCCTGGGTCGACCTGCGGCGCAACCCGTACTTCCTCGTGGCGTCCGTGCTGATCCTTGTCCTGCTGATCATCGCGGCGTTCCCGACGCTGTTCACCAGCGCCTCGCCCACCACCGGCGACCTGGTGCACCACTACCTCGGCAAGCCGGAGCTCAGCAAGGTCGGCTCGCCCGAATGGCTCGGCTACGACGGCCAGGGCCGCAGCGTCTACGCCCGTCTGATCCACGGCACCCGTGCCTCGATCATCGTCGGCATCTCCGTGACCCTGCTCGTGACCGTAATCGGCGGGCTCATCGGACTCGTCGCCGGCTACTTCGGCGGCTGGCTGGACGCGCTGCTCTCCGGCTTCGTGACCAACGTCTTCTTCGGCATCCCCTTCCTGCTCGGCTCGATGGTCGTCCTTCAGTCCTTCACCTCTCGCTCGGTGTGGGTGGTGTCCCTGGCGCTGGCGTTCCTCGGCTGGACCCAGACCGCCCGTGTCATGCGCGGCGCGGTGCTGACCATCAAGCAGTCGGACTACGTGCACGCCGCCAAGGCGCTGGGCGCGTCCACCTCGCGGATCCTGTTCCGGCACATCCTGCCGAACGCGATGGCCCCGGTGATCGTGGTCTCCACGATCTCGCTGGGTGTCTTCATCTCGGCCGAGGCGACCCTGTCCTACCTGGGACTCGGCCTGTCGTCCCCGGCCATCTCCTGGGGTGTGGACATCTCCGCGGGCATCGCCCAGATCCGTACGGCGCAGCACATCATGCTGTACCCGTCGATCATGCTGAGCATCACCGTTCTGGCGTTCATCATGCTCGGCGAAGCCGTCCGTAACGCCCTCGACCCGAAGATGCGCTGA
- a CDS encoding ABC transporter ATP-binding protein, whose product MPAPRGEDDHKGPLLEVRDLHVEFHTREGVAKAVNGVNYSVNAGETLAVLGESGSGKSVTAQAIMGILDMPPGRIPQGEILFRGQDMLKMSAEERRKIRGRKIAMIFQDALSSLNPVLTVGYQLGEMFRVHQGLSKKAAKDKAVELMDRVKIPAARARVNDYPHQFSGGMRQRIMIAMALALEPDLIIADEPTTALDVTVQAQVMDLLAELQREFNMGLILITHDLGVVADVADKIAVMYAGRIVEQAPVREIYKRPAHPYTKGLLASIPRLDQKGQELFAIKGLPPNLLKVPSGCAFNPRCTMAQDICRTDIPALLPVTERDGTELTGRGSACHFWKETIDG is encoded by the coding sequence ATCCCGGCGCCCCGGGGCGAGGACGACCACAAGGGCCCGCTGCTCGAAGTGCGCGACCTGCACGTGGAGTTCCACACCCGTGAGGGCGTGGCCAAGGCGGTCAACGGAGTCAACTACTCGGTGAACGCCGGCGAAACCCTCGCCGTCCTCGGTGAGTCCGGCTCCGGCAAGTCCGTGACCGCGCAGGCGATCATGGGCATCCTGGACATGCCGCCGGGCAGGATCCCCCAGGGCGAGATCCTCTTCCGCGGCCAGGACATGCTGAAGATGTCCGCAGAGGAGCGCCGCAAGATCCGTGGCCGGAAGATCGCGATGATCTTCCAGGACGCGCTCTCCTCGCTCAACCCCGTGCTCACCGTGGGCTACCAGCTGGGCGAGATGTTCCGGGTCCACCAGGGCCTGTCCAAGAAGGCGGCCAAGGACAAGGCCGTCGAGCTGATGGACCGGGTCAAGATCCCCGCCGCCAGGGCCCGGGTCAACGACTACCCCCACCAGTTCTCCGGCGGCATGCGCCAGCGCATCATGATCGCCATGGCGCTGGCCCTGGAGCCGGACCTGATCATCGCGGACGAGCCGACCACCGCGCTCGACGTGACCGTCCAGGCCCAGGTCATGGATCTGCTCGCGGAGCTCCAGCGCGAGTTCAACATGGGTCTGATCCTGATCACCCACGACCTCGGCGTGGTCGCCGACGTCGCGGACAAGATCGCGGTCATGTACGCCGGCCGGATCGTCGAGCAGGCGCCGGTGCGCGAGATCTACAAGCGTCCCGCGCACCCGTACACCAAGGGCCTGCTGGCCTCGATCCCGCGGCTCGACCAGAAGGGCCAGGAGCTCTTCGCGATCAAGGGCCTGCCGCCCAACCTCCTGAAGGTGCCCTCGGGTTGCGCGTTCAACCCCCGGTGCACCATGGCGCAGGACATCTGCCGCACCGACATCCCGGCGCTCCTCCCGGTCACCGAGCGGGACGGCACCGAGCTGACCGGCCGCGGCAGCGCCTGCCACTTCTGGAAGGAGACGATCGATGGCTGA
- a CDS encoding dipeptide ABC transporter ATP-binding protein, translating into MAELKKTDETPNVTDVVQQDASTTSEVEAILDARVDRGEPILQVRNLVKHFPLTSGILVKKQVGAVKAVDDISFDLYQGETLGIVGESGCGKSTVAKLLMTLEQATSGEVFYKGQDITKLSGRALKAVRRNIQMVFQDPYTSLNPRMTVGDIIGEPFDIHPEVAPKGDRRRKVQELLDVVGLNPEYINRYPHQFSGGQRQRIGIARGLALHPEIIICDEPVSALDVSVQAQVINLMGKLQDEFNLSYLFIAHDLSIVRHISDRVGVMYLGKMAEIGTDQQIYEHPTHPYTQALLSAVPVPDPDAREHRERIILTGDVPSPANPPSGCRFRTRCWKAQDRCATELPLLAIPERFQGLDSPVAHESACHFAEEKAALIG; encoded by the coding sequence ATGGCTGAGCTCAAGAAGACGGACGAGACCCCGAACGTCACCGACGTCGTACAGCAGGACGCCTCGACGACCTCCGAGGTCGAGGCGATCCTGGACGCCCGGGTCGACCGGGGCGAGCCGATCCTCCAGGTGCGCAACCTGGTCAAGCACTTCCCGCTGACCAGCGGCATCCTCGTCAAGAAGCAGGTCGGCGCGGTCAAGGCCGTGGACGACATCTCCTTCGACCTGTACCAGGGCGAGACCCTGGGCATCGTCGGCGAGTCCGGCTGCGGCAAGTCGACCGTCGCCAAGCTCCTGATGACGCTGGAGCAGGCGACGTCCGGCGAGGTCTTCTACAAGGGCCAGGACATCACCAAGCTGTCCGGGCGCGCCCTGAAGGCCGTCCGCCGCAACATCCAGATGGTGTTCCAGGACCCGTACACCTCGCTGAACCCGCGCATGACGGTCGGCGACATCATCGGGGAGCCCTTCGACATCCACCCCGAGGTGGCTCCCAAGGGCGACCGGCGGCGCAAGGTCCAGGAGCTCCTGGACGTCGTGGGCCTGAACCCGGAGTACATCAACCGCTACCCGCACCAGTTCTCCGGCGGTCAGCGCCAGCGCATCGGCATCGCCCGCGGCCTGGCCCTGCACCCCGAGATCATCATCTGCGACGAGCCGGTCTCCGCCCTGGACGTCTCCGTCCAGGCGCAGGTCATCAACCTGATGGGGAAGCTCCAGGACGAGTTCAACCTCTCCTACCTCTTCATCGCGCACGACCTGTCGATCGTCCGGCACATCTCGGACCGGGTCGGGGTGATGTACCTCGGCAAGATGGCCGAGATCGGCACCGACCAGCAGATCTACGAGCACCCGACGCACCCCTACACCCAGGCGCTGCTCTCCGCCGTCCCGGTCCCCGACCCGGACGCGCGCGAGCACCGCGAGCGGATCATCCTCACCGGTGACGTCCCCTCGCCCGCCAACCCGCCGTCGGGCTGCCGCTTCCGCACCCGGTGCTGGAAGGCGCAGGACCGCTGCGCGACCGAGCTGCCGCTGCTCGCGATCCCGGAGCGCTTCCAGGGTCTGGACAGCCCGGTGGCGCACGAGTCGGCGTGCCACTTCGCCGAGGAGAAGGCTGCTCTTATCGGTTAG
- a CDS encoding ABC transporter substrate-binding protein encodes MRGATHAKWAAGVVAIALAATACGGGGSGGGSGADGIVSSSWGDPQNPLEPANTNEVQGGKVLDMLMRGLKRYDPKTGEAKDMLAQKIDTSDSQNFRVTLKDGWTFSNGEKVTAKSFVDAWNYGANLKNNQKNASMFAYIDGYDQIHPKSGSAKTDTLSGLKVVDDKTFTVKLNQKFSTWPDTLGYPAFAPLPRAFFDHHAAWLSKPIGNGPYLVDSYTKGSKLALRKWAGYMGADKAQNGGIDLKVYTDNNTAYTDLTAGNLDLVDDVPASQLKNVKADLGDRYINTPAGIIQTLAFPYYDAAWNTPDAVKVRKGISMAINRQQITDTIFQKTRTPATDWTSPVLGTAGGYKAGLCGDGCTYNPTEAKKLISEAGGIPGGQLKITYNADTGSHKEWVDAICNSVNNALGNDKACVGGPVGTFADFRSQITQSKMSGPFRAGWQMDYPLIQNFLQPLYYTGASSNDGKWTNAEFDKLVDQANAETDKAKAVADFQQAEGVVRDQMAAIPLWYQNGSAGYSERVSNVSLNPFSVPVYDQIKVS; translated from the coding sequence ATGCGCGGAGCCACGCACGCCAAGTGGGCCGCAGGTGTGGTGGCCATCGCCCTGGCGGCGACGGCCTGCGGTGGCGGGGGCAGCGGCGGCGGCAGTGGCGCCGACGGCATCGTCAGCTCCTCCTGGGGCGATCCGCAGAACCCCCTGGAGCCGGCCAACACCAACGAGGTCCAGGGCGGCAAGGTCCTGGACATGCTGATGCGCGGGCTCAAGCGGTACGACCCGAAGACCGGCGAGGCGAAGGACATGCTCGCCCAGAAGATCGACACCTCGGACTCGCAGAACTTCCGCGTCACCCTCAAGGACGGCTGGACGTTCTCCAACGGCGAGAAGGTCACCGCCAAGTCCTTCGTGGACGCCTGGAACTACGGCGCCAACCTGAAGAACAACCAGAAGAACGCCTCGATGTTCGCCTACATCGACGGGTACGACCAGATCCACCCCAAGAGCGGCAGCGCGAAGACCGACACTCTGTCCGGGCTCAAGGTCGTCGACGACAAGACCTTCACGGTCAAGCTCAACCAGAAGTTCTCCACCTGGCCCGACACCCTGGGCTACCCCGCCTTCGCCCCGCTGCCCCGGGCGTTCTTCGACCATCACGCGGCCTGGCTGTCCAAACCCATCGGCAACGGCCCCTACCTGGTGGACTCCTACACCAAGGGCTCCAAGCTCGCGCTGCGCAAATGGGCCGGGTACATGGGCGCGGACAAGGCGCAGAACGGCGGCATCGACCTCAAGGTCTACACCGACAACAACACCGCCTACACCGACCTGACGGCCGGCAACCTCGACCTGGTCGACGACGTGCCCGCCTCCCAGCTCAAGAACGTCAAGGCCGACCTCGGCGACCGGTACATCAACACCCCCGCCGGCATCATCCAGACGCTCGCCTTCCCCTACTACGACGCCGCCTGGAACACCCCGGACGCCGTCAAGGTCCGCAAGGGGATCTCGATGGCGATCAACCGGCAGCAGATCACCGACACCATCTTCCAGAAGACCCGCACCCCCGCCACCGACTGGACCTCCCCGGTGCTCGGCACGGCCGGCGGCTACAAGGCCGGGCTCTGTGGCGACGGCTGCACCTACAACCCCACCGAGGCCAAGAAGCTCATCTCCGAGGCGGGCGGTATCCCCGGTGGCCAGCTGAAGATCACGTACAACGCGGACACCGGCTCGCACAAGGAGTGGGTCGACGCCATCTGCAACAGCGTCAACAACGCGCTCGGCAACGACAAGGCGTGCGTGGGCGGCCCGGTCGGCACCTTCGCCGACTTCCGCAGCCAGATCACCCAGTCCAAGATGAGCGGCCCCTTCCGGGCCGGCTGGCAGATGGACTACCCGCTGATCCAGAACTTCCTCCAGCCGCTGTACTACACCGGAGCCTCCTCCAACGACGGCAAGTGGACCAACGCCGAGTTCGACAAGCTCGTCGACCAGGCCAACGCGGAGACCGACAAGGCCAAGGCCGTCGCGGACTTCCAGCAGGCCGAAGGGGTCGTACGGGACCAGATGGCGGCCATTCCGCTCTGGTACCAGAACGGCAGCGCGGGCTACTCCGAGCGGGTCTCGAACGTCTCGCTCAACCCGTTCAGCGTCCCGGTCTACGACCAGATCAAGGTCAGCTGA
- a CDS encoding ABC transporter permease, translated as MGRYVIRRLLQMIPVFFGATLLIFLMVNVMGDPIAGLCGDKACDPATAAQLEKEFGLDKPVWQQYLTYMGNVFTGDFGTAFNGQKVTELMSAAFPVTIRLTVVAIVFEIVIGISLGVITGLRRGRPVDTVVLMLTLIVIAIPVFVTGLLLQLFLGVEWGVVRPTVSPEAPFDELLVPGLVLASVSLAYVTRLTRTSIAENSRADYVRTAVAKGLPRHRVITRHLLRNSLIPVVTFIGTDVGALMGGAIVTERIFNIHGVGYQLYQGILRQSTQTVVGFVTVLVLVFLIANLIVDLLYAVLDPRIRYA; from the coding sequence ATGGGACGGTATGTGATCCGGCGTCTGCTCCAGATGATCCCGGTCTTCTTCGGGGCCACGCTGCTGATCTTCCTCATGGTGAACGTCATGGGGGACCCGATCGCCGGCCTGTGCGGCGACAAGGCGTGCGACCCCGCCACCGCGGCGCAGCTCGAGAAGGAGTTCGGCCTCGACAAGCCGGTGTGGCAGCAGTACCTGACGTACATGGGGAACGTGTTCACCGGAGACTTCGGGACCGCGTTCAACGGGCAGAAGGTCACCGAGCTGATGTCCGCCGCCTTCCCCGTCACCATCCGGCTGACCGTCGTGGCGATCGTCTTCGAGATCGTCATCGGCATCAGCCTCGGCGTGATCACCGGGCTGCGGCGCGGCCGGCCCGTCGACACCGTCGTCCTGATGCTGACCCTCATCGTCATCGCCATCCCCGTCTTCGTCACGGGCCTGCTGCTCCAGCTGTTCCTCGGCGTGGAGTGGGGGGTCGTCAGACCCACCGTCTCGCCGGAGGCGCCGTTCGACGAACTCCTGGTCCCCGGCCTGGTGCTGGCGTCCGTCTCGCTGGCGTACGTCACCCGGCTCACCCGGACCTCGATCGCCGAGAACTCCCGCGCCGACTACGTCCGCACGGCCGTCGCCAAGGGCCTGCCCCGGCACCGGGTGATCACCCGGCACCTGCTGCGCAACTCCCTGATCCCCGTGGTCACCTTCATCGGCACGGATGTCGGCGCCCTGATGGGCGGCGCGATCGTCACCGAGCGGATCTTCAACATCCACGGCGTCGGCTACCAGCTCTACCAGGGCATCCTGCGCCAGAGCACCCAGACCGTGGTCGGCTTCGTGACCGTGCTCGTGCTCGTCTTCCTGATCGCCAACCTCATCGTCGACCTTCTGTACGCCGTACTCGACCCGAGGATCCGCTATGCCTGA
- a CDS encoding ABC transporter permease, which produces MPEPYDEGAIAGTGAGGAMDLAASEATTLERTPGGPQGTGPTEKARSLWSDAWRDLRRNPVFLISGLVILFLVVISLWPSLIASGNPLQCDLAKAQEGSQPGHPFGYNGQGCDVYTRTVYGARTSVTVGVCTTVGVALFGSFVGGLAGFFGGGWDALLSRVTDIFFGIPVVLGGLVFLSVVTSSTVWPVIGFMILLGWPQIARIARGSVITAKQNDYVQAARALGASNSRMLLRHIAPNAVAPVIVVATIALGTYIALEATLSYLGVGLKPPTVSWGIDISSASQYIRNAPHMMLWPAGALALTVLAFIMLGDAVRDALDPKLR; this is translated from the coding sequence ATGCCTGAGCCGTACGACGAAGGAGCGATCGCCGGTACGGGCGCCGGCGGGGCGATGGACCTCGCGGCGAGCGAGGCGACGACGCTGGAGCGCACCCCGGGCGGACCGCAGGGCACCGGCCCCACCGAGAAGGCGCGCTCGCTGTGGTCGGACGCCTGGCGCGACCTGCGGCGCAACCCCGTCTTCCTCATCTCCGGGCTCGTCATCCTCTTCCTGGTCGTCATCTCCCTGTGGCCCTCGCTGATCGCCAGTGGCAATCCGCTCCAGTGCGACCTCGCCAAGGCCCAGGAGGGCTCCCAGCCGGGCCACCCCTTCGGCTACAACGGGCAGGGCTGCGACGTCTACACGCGGACCGTCTACGGCGCGCGCACCTCGGTCACCGTGGGCGTGTGCACCACCGTCGGCGTCGCCCTGTTCGGCTCGTTCGTCGGCGGTCTCGCCGGGTTCTTCGGCGGCGGCTGGGACGCGCTGCTCTCCCGCGTCACCGACATCTTCTTCGGCATCCCGGTGGTCCTGGGCGGTCTGGTCTTCCTGTCGGTGGTCACCTCCTCCACCGTCTGGCCGGTCATCGGCTTCATGATCCTGCTGGGCTGGCCGCAGATCGCCCGCATCGCGCGCGGCTCCGTCATCACCGCCAAACAGAACGACTACGTCCAGGCGGCCCGCGCGCTCGGAGCCTCCAACTCCCGGATGCTGCTGCGCCACATCGCGCCGAACGCCGTCGCCCCGGTGATCGTCGTGGCGACGATCGCGCTCGGTACGTACATCGCGCTCGAAGCGACGCTGTCCTACCTCGGCGTCGGCCTCAAGCCGCCCACCGTCTCCTGGGGCATCGACATCTCGTCCGCTTCGCAGTACATCCGCAACGCCCCGCACATGATGCTCTGGCCGGCCGGCGCGCTGGCCCTGACCGTGCTCGCGTTCATCATGCTCGGCGACGCGGTGCGCGACGCCCTCGACCCCAAGCTGCGATGA
- a CDS encoding ABC transporter ATP-binding protein, with protein MLLEVRDLQVEFRTREGVAKAVNGVTYSVEAGETLAVLGESGSGKSVTAQAVMGILDMPPGRIAGGEIVFKGTDLLKTKEDERRKIRGSDMAMIFQDALSSLNPVLSVGDQLAEMFIVHRGASRKDGRARAVELMDRVRIPAAKERVGQYPHQFSGGMRQRIMIAMAMALEPSLIIADEPTTALDVTVQAQVMDLLGELRHELNMGLILITHDLGVVADVADKIAVMYAGRIVEHAPVHEIYRAPAHPYTKGLLASIPRLDQKGRELYAIKGLPPNLTHIPPGCAFNPRCPMAQDICRTEVPPLFDVGPGRRSACFFWKETLDG; from the coding sequence ATGCTGCTCGAAGTACGCGACCTCCAGGTCGAGTTCAGAACGCGCGAGGGTGTCGCCAAGGCCGTCAACGGGGTCACCTACTCGGTGGAGGCGGGCGAAACCCTCGCCGTGCTGGGCGAGTCGGGCTCGGGCAAGTCCGTCACCGCGCAGGCCGTGATGGGGATCCTGGACATGCCACCGGGGCGGATCGCGGGCGGCGAGATCGTCTTCAAGGGTACGGACCTCCTGAAGACCAAGGAGGACGAGCGGCGCAAGATCCGCGGCTCCGACATGGCCATGATCTTCCAGGACGCGCTCTCCTCCCTGAACCCGGTGCTCAGCGTCGGCGACCAGCTCGCGGAGATGTTCATCGTCCACCGGGGCGCCTCCCGCAAGGACGGCCGGGCCAGGGCCGTCGAGCTGATGGACCGGGTGCGCATCCCGGCGGCGAAGGAGCGGGTGGGCCAGTACCCTCACCAGTTCTCCGGTGGCATGCGCCAGCGCATCATGATCGCGATGGCGATGGCCCTGGAGCCTTCACTGATCATCGCGGACGAGCCGACCACCGCGCTCGATGTCACCGTGCAGGCCCAAGTCATGGACCTGCTGGGCGAGTTGAGGCACGAGCTGAACATGGGGCTCATCCTGATCACCCACGACCTCGGCGTGGTCGCCGACGTCGCGGACAAGATCGCGGTGATGTACGCGGGCCGCATCGTCGAGCACGCCCCCGTGCACGAGATCTACCGGGCCCCCGCGCATCCGTACACCAAGGGCCTGCTCGCCTCGATCCCGCGCCTGGACCAGAAGGGGCGCGAGCTGTACGCGATCAAGGGCCTGCCCCCCAACCTGACGCACATCCCGCCGGGCTGCGCCTTCAACCCGCGCTGCCCGATGGCCCAGGACATCTGCCGCACCGAGGTGCCGCCGCTGTTCGACGTGGGTCCCGGGCGGCGCAGCGCGTGCTTCTTCTGGAAGGAGACCCTTGATGGCTGA
- a CDS encoding dipeptide ABC transporter ATP-binding protein, which yields MAEAILEVRDLVKHYPLTQGVLFRKQIGAVKAVDGVSFDVAAGETLGIVGESGCGKSTVAKMLVNLERPTAGRISYKGEDITTMSGRALKAVRRNIQMVFQDPYTSLNPRMTVGDIIGEPYEIHPEVAPKGDRRRKVQDLLDVVGLNPEYINRYPHQFSGGQRQRIGIARGLALRPEIIVADEPVSALDVSVQAQVVNLLERLQSEFSLSYVFIAHDLSIVRHISDRVGVMYLGRVVEIGRDEEIYEHPTHPYTQALLSAVPVPDPAAREVRERIILTGDVPSPANPPSGCRFRTRCWKARERCAREVPLLAVPAEFRLASGPARHPSACHFAEEKRVVPPGG from the coding sequence ATGGCTGAGGCCATTCTGGAGGTCAGGGACCTGGTCAAGCACTATCCGCTGACCCAGGGCGTCCTGTTCAGGAAGCAGATCGGGGCGGTCAAGGCGGTCGACGGGGTGTCCTTCGACGTCGCGGCGGGCGAAACGCTCGGCATCGTGGGCGAGTCGGGGTGCGGCAAGTCGACGGTGGCCAAGATGCTGGTCAATCTGGAGCGGCCGACGGCGGGGCGGATCTCGTACAAGGGCGAGGACATCACCACGATGTCCGGGCGCGCGCTCAAGGCGGTCCGGCGCAACATCCAGATGGTCTTCCAGGACCCGTACACCTCGCTGAACCCGCGCATGACGGTCGGGGACATCATCGGGGAGCCGTACGAGATCCACCCCGAGGTGGCGCCGAAGGGGGACCGGCGCCGCAAGGTCCAGGACCTGCTCGACGTGGTCGGCCTCAACCCCGAGTACATCAACCGCTACCCGCACCAGTTCTCCGGCGGGCAGCGCCAGCGCATCGGCATCGCGCGGGGGCTCGCGCTCCGGCCCGAGATCATCGTCGCGGACGAGCCGGTCTCCGCGCTCGACGTCTCGGTGCAGGCGCAGGTCGTCAACCTCCTGGAGCGCCTCCAGAGCGAGTTCTCCCTCTCCTACGTCTTCATCGCCCACGACCTGTCCATCGTGCGGCACATCTCCGACCGGGTCGGCGTGATGTACCTCGGCCGGGTCGTGGAGATCGGGCGGGACGAGGAGATCTACGAGCATCCCACCCACCCCTACACGCAGGCGTTGCTGTCGGCGGTGCCGGTGCCGGATCCGGCGGCGCGGGAGGTGCGTGAGCGGATCATTCTCACCGGGGATGTGCCCTCGCCCGCCAACCCGCCGTCGGGGTGCCGCTTTCGTACGCGGTGCTGGAAGGCGCGGGAGCGGTGTGCGCGGGAGGTGCCGTTGCTCGCGGTGCCGGCCGAGTTCCGTCTGGCGTCCGGGCCGGCCCGGCATCCCTCCGCGTGCCACTTCGCGGAGGAGAAAAGGGTGGTCCCTCCGGGGGGCTAG
- a CDS encoding oligopeptide/dipeptide ABC transporter ATP-binding protein encodes MSEIATSATSAAEPLGTAPGTGATTPLLEVEGLAKYFPITMGSFFKRHVGDVRAVDGIDLTIGRGETLGLVGESGCGKSTTGRLVTRLLEPSAGRISYAGQDVTHASRRALAPIRSEIQMIFQDPYASLNPRQTVGDIIANPMVVNGIKPAGGIERRVRELLETVGLNPEHYNRFPHEFSGGQRQRIGVARALGMGPKLIVADEPVSALDVSIQAQVVNLLQGLQRELDIAFLFIAHDLAIVRHFSQRVAVMYLGRIVEVGDRDSIYRRPRHPYTHALLSAVPEAVVEEEGAGRERIRLAGDVPSPVNPPSGCRFRTRCWKARERCAREVPGLVRIGGNREGHLTACHFPEEPTVAARGEDVVLDPALTTLEPPPTPTP; translated from the coding sequence ATGAGTGAGATAGCCACGAGTGCCACCAGTGCCGCCGAGCCGCTGGGCACCGCGCCCGGGACCGGTGCCACGACCCCCCTGCTCGAAGTGGAAGGGCTCGCCAAGTACTTCCCCATCACCATGGGGTCCTTCTTCAAGCGGCACGTCGGTGACGTACGGGCCGTGGACGGGATCGACCTCACCATCGGCCGGGGCGAGACCCTTGGCCTGGTCGGCGAGTCCGGCTGCGGCAAGTCGACCACCGGGCGCCTGGTCACCCGCCTCCTGGAGCCCAGCGCGGGCCGGATCAGCTACGCCGGCCAGGACGTCACCCACGCCTCACGCCGGGCGCTCGCGCCGATCAGGTCCGAGATCCAGATGATCTTCCAGGATCCGTACGCCTCCCTCAATCCCCGCCAGACGGTCGGCGACATCATCGCCAACCCCATGGTCGTCAACGGCATCAAGCCGGCCGGCGGCATCGAGCGGCGGGTCCGTGAGCTCCTGGAGACGGTCGGCCTCAACCCCGAGCACTACAACCGCTTCCCGCACGAATTCTCCGGCGGTCAGCGTCAACGCATCGGCGTGGCACGGGCGTTGGGGATGGGCCCGAAGCTGATCGTGGCCGACGAGCCGGTCTCGGCGCTCGACGTGTCGATCCAGGCGCAGGTGGTCAACCTGCTCCAGGGGCTCCAGCGGGAGCTGGACATCGCCTTCCTCTTCATCGCCCACGACCTGGCGATCGTGCGGCACTTCTCGCAGCGGGTCGCGGTCATGTACCTCGGCCGGATCGTGGAGGTCGGCGACCGCGACTCGATCTACCGCCGCCCGCGCCACCCGTACACCCACGCCCTGCTCTCGGCGGTGCCCGAGGCCGTGGTGGAGGAGGAGGGCGCGGGCCGCGAACGGATCCGGCTCGCGGGTGACGTGCCGTCGCCGGTGAACCCGCCGTCCGGGTGCCGCTTTCGTACGCGGTGCTGGAAGGCGCGGGAGCGGTGTGCGCGGGAGGTGCCGGGGCTGGTGCGGATCGGGGGCAATCGGGAGGGGCACCTGACGGCGTGCCACTTCCCGGAGGAGCCGACGGTCGCGGCGCGGGGTGAGGACGTCGTCCTCGACCCCGCGCTCACCACACTCGAGCCCCCACCGACCCCGACCCCCTGA